The following coding sequences lie in one Amycolatopsis cihanbeyliensis genomic window:
- a CDS encoding SDR family NAD(P)-dependent oxidoreductase: MTAPADLGGAVVLVSGAASGIGAAVARLAANRGAAPVLLDRDIEGAQEQASALRGHDPSGGRELPALAIATDVTDETSVRAAVDSTLHRLGRIDIVVTCAGVSGPVGSPLEHVSLTDWQRVLAVNVTGAYLTLKHTLPALRRSPHAAAVLVASDSALVAAPGMVPYCASKAAVVQLARALSVETTGQVRVNAVCPSVVDTPMSRGDLDRHDFTGVDYPVHRPENVAEHVLFLASPQAAGIHGTTLTMDFGYSARSAFPA; encoded by the coding sequence GTGACCGCTCCCGCGGACCTCGGCGGCGCCGTCGTCCTCGTCTCCGGCGCCGCGAGTGGCATCGGCGCCGCGGTCGCCAGGCTGGCCGCGAACCGGGGCGCGGCGCCCGTGCTGCTGGATCGTGACATCGAGGGCGCCCAGGAGCAGGCGAGCGCCCTGCGTGGACACGACCCTTCGGGCGGACGGGAGCTCCCGGCACTGGCGATCGCCACGGACGTCACGGACGAGACGTCCGTGCGCGCCGCGGTCGACTCGACCCTCCACCGCCTCGGTCGCATCGACATCGTCGTCACCTGCGCCGGGGTCTCCGGCCCTGTCGGCAGCCCACTGGAGCATGTCTCCCTCACCGACTGGCAACGTGTCCTCGCCGTGAACGTCACCGGCGCCTACCTGACGCTGAAACACACCCTCCCGGCCCTGCGCCGCTCGCCACACGCCGCCGCGGTGCTGGTCGCCAGCGACTCCGCGCTCGTCGCCGCCCCGGGGATGGTCCCGTACTGCGCGTCGAAGGCCGCCGTGGTCCAGCTGGCACGGGCACTCTCCGTGGAGACCACCGGCCAGGTGCGTGTCAACGCCGTCTGCCCGTCCGTCGTCGACACGCCGATGAGCCGCGGCGACCTCGACCGCCATGACTTCACCGGCGTCGACTACCCCGTACACCGGCCCGAGAACGTCGCCGAACACGTGCTGTTCCTCGCCTCCCCGCAGGCCGCCGGCATCCACGGCACGACACTGACCATGGACTTCGGCTACTCCGCACGATCGGCCTTCCCCGCGTGA
- a CDS encoding universal stress protein has product MTDIPTRRLVLAGVDGSLSAEHAVRWAALEAARRQVPLLLFHACYVPPTMPYVPVSLPRSYGDAVVEQGRAWLDDAERVAVRAAPTVAVRKDLRTGQAADHLIRESASAGLVVLGSRGLGGFSGMLVGSTAVALAAHGHCPVVVVRGRTPDDPPPETGPVVVGVDGSPDGDAAVEFGFEAAASRGAPLHAVHTWNDLSMSDTWSVAPLGLDYDRIAEDERRMLAERLSGWQHKYPDVRLVQHTIKERPARGLLARAEGAQLIVVGSRGLGGFRGMLVGSTSQALLHHSKCPVAVVRPDRAVLAS; this is encoded by the coding sequence ATGACCGACATCCCCACCCGCCGCCTCGTCCTGGCCGGCGTGGACGGATCCCTCTCCGCCGAGCACGCCGTGCGCTGGGCCGCGCTGGAGGCCGCCCGGCGCCAGGTGCCGCTGCTGCTGTTCCACGCCTGCTACGTGCCGCCCACCATGCCCTACGTGCCGGTGTCGCTGCCGCGCAGCTACGGCGACGCGGTCGTGGAGCAGGGCCGGGCCTGGCTGGACGACGCCGAGCGTGTCGCCGTCCGCGCCGCCCCCACGGTGGCGGTCCGCAAGGACCTGCGCACCGGGCAGGCCGCCGACCACCTGATCCGCGAGTCCGCCTCGGCCGGCCTGGTCGTGCTCGGGTCCCGCGGCCTCGGTGGATTCAGCGGCATGCTGGTCGGCTCCACCGCGGTGGCGCTGGCCGCGCACGGGCACTGCCCGGTCGTCGTGGTGCGCGGCCGTACCCCCGACGACCCGCCACCGGAGACCGGGCCCGTCGTCGTCGGCGTGGACGGCTCGCCCGACGGCGACGCCGCGGTGGAGTTCGGGTTCGAGGCCGCCGCGTCGCGGGGTGCCCCGCTGCACGCCGTGCACACCTGGAACGACCTGTCCATGAGCGACACCTGGAGTGTCGCGCCACTCGGTCTGGACTACGACCGGATCGCCGAGGACGAGCGCAGGATGCTGGCGGAGCGGCTGTCCGGGTGGCAGCACAAGTACCCGGACGTCCGCCTGGTGCAGCACACGATCAAGGAACGGCCCGCACGCGGGCTGCTCGCCCGGGCCGAGGGCGCCCAGCTGATCGTGGTCGGCTCCCGCGGCCTCGGCGGCTTCCGCGGCATGCTGGTCGGCTCGACCAGCCAGGCCCTGCTGCATCACAGCAAGTGCCCGGTCGCCGTCGTCCGGCCCGACCGCGCCGTTCTGGCGAGCTGA
- a CDS encoding Acg family FMN-binding oxidoreductase, whose translation MTSTPPLNDAVRAALEAAVRVPSPHNTQPWRFETGRDGVEVFLDRQRVLDVVDPDGREARLACGAAIFNLRLTLAVTGWASEVSLLPDRCLPDHLATVRLTWRHQPGARERELARAIGHRRSNRRPFTERPVPRSARESLIEAARVEGAELALLEHPGDLDAVAALVRRAERVQSEDPDFQAELRAWTVNGGPRDDGVPLLAGGPRPAPGSLLTPRQYDAHAPERPYEGEVLVGVLGSGTDTPLAHLRSGLALQRVLLTGTTLGLSASFLAQPVELPDTRAALRGLLGGRTHPQTVLRFGYGFSAPATRRRPVDAVTRPRESL comes from the coding sequence ATGACCAGCACCCCACCCCTGAACGACGCGGTGCGTGCCGCACTGGAAGCGGCGGTCCGCGTGCCGTCCCCGCACAACACCCAACCGTGGCGGTTCGAGACCGGCCGCGACGGAGTCGAGGTGTTCCTCGACCGGCAGCGGGTACTCGACGTGGTCGACCCCGATGGGCGGGAAGCCAGGCTCGCCTGTGGTGCCGCGATCTTCAACCTGCGTCTGACCTTGGCCGTGACGGGGTGGGCGAGCGAGGTGAGCCTGTTGCCGGACCGTTGCCTGCCGGACCATCTCGCCACGGTGCGGCTCACGTGGCGGCACCAACCCGGCGCCCGGGAACGGGAGCTGGCGAGGGCGATCGGGCATCGGCGGAGCAACCGGCGCCCGTTCACCGAGCGGCCCGTGCCCCGGTCGGCCCGCGAGTCGTTGATCGAGGCCGCCCGCGTAGAAGGAGCCGAACTGGCCCTGCTGGAGCATCCCGGTGACCTGGACGCGGTGGCCGCTCTGGTGCGCCGTGCCGAGCGCGTGCAGAGCGAGGACCCCGACTTTCAGGCGGAACTGCGGGCGTGGACGGTCAACGGCGGACCGCGGGACGACGGCGTTCCCCTCCTGGCCGGAGGACCGCGGCCGGCGCCGGGCAGCCTGCTCACCCCGCGCCAGTACGACGCGCACGCCCCGGAGCGGCCCTACGAGGGCGAGGTGCTGGTCGGCGTGCTCGGTTCCGGCACCGACACCCCGCTGGCGCACCTGCGTTCCGGGCTGGCGCTGCAACGTGTGCTGCTCACCGGCACCACTCTCGGGCTCAGCGCCTCATTCCTGGCCCAGCCCGTCGAGTTGCCCGACACGCGCGCCGCGTTGCGTGGGCTGCTCGGCGGACGTACGCATCCGCAGACGGTGCTGCGCTTCGGTTACGGCTTCTCCGCACCCGCGACCCGGCGCAGGCCCGTCGACGCCGTCACCCGTCCCCGGGAGTCGCTATGA
- a CDS encoding GAF domain-containing sensor histidine kinase has translation MPSQKGPGPGASLRGTLSQLRLRELLREVQYSVEQLVDARDQMDGLLDAMLAVSSGLELDATLRRIVHAAIELVDCRYGALGVLEPGRDGLAEFVYEGIDESTRQRIGHLPEGHGLLGLLIQQPKPIRLEEISQHPASVGFPEHHPPMHTFLGVPVRVRDEVFGNLYLAEKDGGQAFTEDDEVVVQALAAAAGIAVENARLYEEAKLRQRWQEATSEIRAELLAAADTTDVLHLIANRALGLTAADYTFIALPEDPDQPVPEVTELVVAVGAGQHTEGLTGTRIPVDESTSGTTFRDTTPRRVGELAHRLTDGTDAEFGPALVLPLRTSAESVFGVLVVVRRPGEPTFTPDQIPLAAAFAEQAALALQLADDQRRLHELQVLGDRDRIARDLHDHVIQRLFALGLGLQSARQRARNTDLQQRLGTLVEDAQGIIGEIRSAIFDLHSDATGTTPLRKRLHDAIAELTAETSLQTTVRVSGPLGVLSPGLADHAEAVVREAVSNTIRHARASTVTITVSVADDLAIDVTDDGVGMPDTVARSGLHNLTDRARQSDGALSVSPGSDGGTRLVWSAPVT, from the coding sequence ATGCCATCTCAGAAGGGTCCGGGCCCGGGCGCCTCGTTGCGGGGCACGTTGTCCCAGCTGCGGTTGCGGGAACTGCTGCGTGAGGTGCAGTACAGCGTGGAGCAGTTGGTCGATGCCCGCGACCAGATGGACGGGCTGCTCGACGCGATGCTCGCGGTGTCCTCCGGTCTGGAGCTGGATGCCACGCTGCGCCGGATCGTGCATGCCGCGATCGAGCTGGTCGACTGCCGCTACGGCGCGCTCGGGGTTCTCGAACCCGGCCGGGACGGGCTCGCCGAGTTCGTCTACGAGGGCATCGACGAGAGCACCCGGCAACGCATCGGGCACCTGCCCGAAGGGCACGGCCTGCTCGGCCTGCTCATCCAGCAACCGAAACCGATCCGGCTCGAGGAGATCTCCCAGCACCCCGCCTCGGTGGGCTTTCCCGAGCACCACCCACCGATGCACACCTTCCTCGGCGTCCCCGTCCGCGTGCGCGACGAGGTCTTCGGCAACCTCTACCTCGCCGAGAAGGACGGGGGCCAGGCCTTCACCGAGGACGACGAGGTCGTCGTGCAGGCGCTGGCCGCCGCGGCCGGGATCGCCGTGGAGAACGCCCGCCTCTACGAGGAAGCAAAGCTCCGTCAGCGGTGGCAGGAAGCCACCAGCGAGATCCGCGCCGAACTGCTCGCCGCCGCCGACACCACCGACGTGCTGCACCTCATCGCCAACCGCGCCCTCGGCCTCACCGCGGCCGACTACACCTTCATCGCCCTGCCCGAAGACCCCGACCAACCCGTGCCCGAGGTCACCGAGCTCGTCGTGGCCGTCGGCGCGGGCCAGCACACCGAAGGCCTCACCGGCACACGGATCCCGGTGGACGAGTCCACCTCCGGCACCACCTTCCGGGACACCACACCCCGCCGGGTCGGCGAGCTGGCCCACCGCCTCACCGACGGCACCGACGCGGAGTTCGGCCCCGCCCTCGTCCTGCCGCTGCGAACCTCGGCCGAGTCGGTCTTCGGCGTTCTCGTCGTGGTACGCAGGCCCGGCGAACCCACCTTCACCCCCGACCAGATCCCGCTGGCCGCCGCCTTCGCCGAACAGGCCGCTTTGGCGCTGCAACTGGCCGACGACCAGCGCAGGCTGCACGAGCTTCAGGTCCTCGGCGACCGCGACCGCATCGCTCGCGACCTGCACGACCATGTCATCCAACGCCTGTTCGCGCTCGGCCTCGGCCTGCAGAGCGCCCGCCAGCGCGCCCGCAACACCGACCTGCAGCAACGGCTCGGCACGCTGGTGGAGGATGCGCAAGGGATCATCGGCGAGATCCGCTCCGCCATCTTCGACCTGCACAGCGACGCCACCGGCACCACCCCGCTGCGCAAACGGCTGCACGACGCCATCGCCGAGCTCACCGCCGAGACGTCCCTGCAGACCACTGTCCGTGTCTCCGGCCCGCTCGGCGTCCTCTCCCCTGGCCTCGCCGACCACGCCGAAGCCGTTGTCCGCGAGGCTGTCTCCAACACCATCCGGCACGCGAGGGCGAGCACCGTGACCATCACCGTGTCGGTCGCCGACGACCTCGCCATCGACGTCACCGACGACGGCGTCGGCATGCCCGACACGGTGGCCCGCAGCGGCCTGCACAACCTCACCGACCGCGCCCGGCAGTCGGACGGCGCCCTGAGCGTGAGCCCGGGGTCCGACGGCGGAACCCGGCTCGTCTGGAGCGCACCGGTGACCTGA
- a CDS encoding response regulator, with product MITVFLVDDHEVVRRGVADLLEAEPDLTVVGEAGSAAQALARIPALRPDVAVLDVRLGDGNGVELCRELRSRLPELNCLMLTSYTDEQAMLDAILAGAGGYVLKDIQGLRLVDAVRDVGSGKSLLDNRAAATLMARLRDSTERAGPAAGLTERERTLLELIGEGLTNRQIAERMYLAEKTVKNYVSRLLTKLGLERRTQAAVLATKLRDKHQHD from the coding sequence ATGATCACGGTGTTCCTGGTCGACGACCACGAGGTGGTGCGGCGCGGCGTGGCCGACCTGCTGGAGGCCGAACCCGACCTGACCGTGGTCGGCGAGGCCGGTTCGGCAGCACAGGCCCTGGCCAGGATCCCGGCCCTGCGACCGGACGTGGCCGTCCTCGACGTCCGCCTCGGCGACGGCAACGGCGTCGAGCTCTGCCGCGAGCTGCGCTCCCGGTTACCCGAGCTGAACTGCCTCATGCTCACCTCCTACACCGACGAGCAGGCCATGCTCGACGCCATCCTCGCCGGTGCCGGTGGCTACGTCCTCAAGGACATCCAGGGCCTGCGGCTCGTGGACGCCGTGCGCGACGTCGGCTCCGGCAAGTCCCTCCTGGACAACCGGGCCGCCGCGACCCTGATGGCCCGGCTCCGCGACAGCACCGAGCGGGCCGGGCCCGCGGCCGGCCTCACCGAACGCGAACGCACCCTGCTCGAGCTCATCGGCGAAGGACTCACCAACCGGCAGATCGCCGAACGCATGTACCTGGCCGAGAAGACGGTCAAGAACTACGTCTCCCGCCTGCTCACCAAGCTCGGCCTGGAACGCCGCACCCAGGCCGCCGTGCTGGCCACCAAACTGCGGGACAAGCACCAGCACGACTGA
- a CDS encoding universal stress protein, with product MSETGTAGAIVVGVDGSEAATRAVRWAAETAAERGLPLRLAHALTLSGGYYGGGLAVPREFFEAIERDSERVLDEAMEVASTAGPGVDIDTVLVREPVIPSLLELSGEARMIVLGGVGQGGFPGMRLGSTAVAVSSHAHCPVVVVRNRDGEDVPTEGPVVVGVDGSPTSERAVAVAFEEASLRGAPLVAVHAWLDGDYDTVFSPARSYSTWESVDEVERRALAERLAGWQEKYPDVRVERVVARDRPRHQLLEWSARARLLVVGCRGRGGFRGLLLGSTSQAMLQHADCPVLVVRSDPAG from the coding sequence ATGAGTGAGACGGGAACGGCCGGCGCGATCGTCGTCGGTGTCGATGGGTCGGAGGCGGCCACGCGGGCCGTGCGCTGGGCGGCGGAGACCGCGGCGGAACGTGGCCTGCCGTTGCGGCTGGCGCACGCCTTGACGTTGTCCGGTGGCTACTACGGGGGTGGCCTCGCGGTGCCACGGGAATTCTTCGAGGCGATCGAGCGGGACAGCGAGCGGGTTCTCGACGAGGCGATGGAGGTCGCCAGTACGGCGGGCCCCGGGGTGGACATCGACACCGTTCTGGTGCGGGAACCGGTGATCCCGTCGTTGCTGGAGCTGTCCGGTGAGGCGCGGATGATCGTGTTGGGTGGTGTCGGGCAGGGCGGTTTCCCTGGGATGCGGCTGGGTTCCACGGCCGTTGCGGTGAGCAGCCACGCGCACTGCCCGGTGGTCGTCGTGCGCAACCGGGACGGCGAGGACGTGCCGACCGAGGGGCCGGTGGTGGTCGGTGTCGACGGCAGCCCGACCAGTGAGCGGGCCGTCGCGGTCGCCTTCGAGGAGGCCTCGCTGCGGGGCGCGCCCCTGGTGGCGGTGCATGCCTGGCTCGACGGCGACTACGACACCGTGTTCAGCCCCGCCCGGTCCTATTCGACCTGGGAGTCGGTGGACGAGGTGGAGCGGCGTGCGCTGGCCGAGCGGCTGGCGGGGTGGCAGGAGAAGTACCCGGACGTGCGGGTCGAGCGGGTGGTGGCCAGGGACCGGCCACGGCATCAGCTGCTGGAGTGGTCGGCACGGGCCAGGCTGCTCGTGGTCGGATGCCGGGGCCGGGGCGGGTTCCGCGGGCTGCTGCTCGGTTCGACCAGCCAGGCCATGCTGCAGCACGCCGACTGCCCGGTTCTGGTCGTGCGGTCCGACCCGGCCGGCTGA
- a CDS encoding DoxX family membrane protein — MSLRDGSSHVEQTRHPVIESSTTARKIAAVTRISMGLLFLWAFADKTSGWGYATSSTNAVVNGGSPTTGFLSGVHVGPFAGTLRGWAGAWWADWLFMAGLLGIGLALLLGVGLRLAAIGAGHTWGLGNRWARVTRHQPWLR; from the coding sequence ATGTCCCTTCGAGACGGATCGAGCCACGTCGAGCAGACCCGGCACCCCGTGATCGAAAGCAGCACCACCGCCAGGAAGATCGCGGCCGTGACCAGGATCAGCATGGGCCTGCTGTTCCTGTGGGCCTTCGCGGACAAGACCTCCGGCTGGGGCTACGCCACCAGTTCCACCAACGCCGTGGTCAACGGCGGATCACCCACCACTGGCTTCCTCAGCGGTGTCCACGTCGGACCGTTCGCGGGAACCCTCCGCGGCTGGGCGGGAGCCTGGTGGGCCGACTGGCTGTTCATGGCCGGCCTGCTCGGCATCGGCCTGGCGCTGCTGCTCGGCGTGGGCCTGCGCCTGGCCGCCATCGGAGCCGGACACACCTGGGGCCTCGGCAACCGCTGGGCCCGCGTCACCCGGCACCAACCCTGGCTGCGCTGA